Proteins encoded together in one Triticum dicoccoides isolate Atlit2015 ecotype Zavitan chromosome 7B, WEW_v2.0, whole genome shotgun sequence window:
- the LOC119335696 gene encoding cortical cell-delineating protein-like, whose translation MAPSKLALFLALNLVLLAAAQGCGPYCPPVVPTPPILPPPVPSTGGGSCSINTLKLGVCANVLNLLKLKIGVPANEECCPLLGGLADLDAAVCLCIAIRANILGIKLNMPIDLTLLLNQCGKKCPSDFTCPI comes from the coding sequence ATGGCGCCCTCCAAGCTCGCCCTCTTCCTCGCCCTGAACCTGGTCCTCCTTGCGGCCGCCCAGGGCTGCGGACCCTACTGCCCACCAGTCGTCCCTACCCCGCCCATCCTCCCACCGCCCGTGCCATCGACCGGCGGGGGCAGCTGCTCGATCAACACGCTGAAGCTGGGCGTGTGCGCCAACGTGCTGAACCTGCTGAAGCTCAAGATCGGCGTGCCAGCGAACGAGGAGTGCTGCCCGCTTCTAGGCGGGCTCGCCGACCTCGACGCTGCCGTATGCCTCTGCATCGCCATCAGGGCCAACATTCTCGGCATCAAGCTCAACATGCCCATCGACCTGACCCTCCTCCTCAACCAGTGCGGCAAGAAGTGCCCCTCCGACTTCACCTGCCCCATCTGA